From one Maniola jurtina chromosome 5, ilManJurt1.1, whole genome shotgun sequence genomic stretch:
- the LOC123865253 gene encoding retinaldehyde-binding protein 1-like, which yields MATSVLQPEECRREHKPKPDAPRLTDDERLAILENNERETGELPPELRERARIDIREDAALREQALSQMRHFIEKHPAIKKCRTDAPFLLRFLRTKKYSIPQACSMLERYLTIRQMYPHWFQKLDPLDPKIAAVIDAGYLVPLPKRDSEGRRVVLSCMGRFDPHVYDSSVMARVHSMIVELLLDEPRSQLLGYTHVNDEAGMQMPHVSLWSLTDVRIMLNCIQNSTPMRHKRTHFVNIPHYGVKFFEFAVSLLSDKLKDRVLFHRTSEDLMKYVDSAILPKEYGGTVPLRDMIEELKRKLLKHREDLLSLDDMCVDLYALEKNDLTQDIHSTAGSFRKLELD from the exons ATGGCGACTTCCGTCCTCCAGCCCGAAGAATGTCGAAGGGAGCACAAACCCAAACCAGACGCTCCAAGACTGACCGATGACGAAAGACTTGCTATTTTGGAAAACAACGAACGGGAAACTGGAGAACTTCCACCAGAATTAAGGGAAAGAGCCAGAATAGATATAAGAGAGGATGCGGCGCTCAGAGAACAGGCCCTTTCGCAAATGAGGCATTTTATTGAGAAACATCCTGCAATCAAGAAATGTAGAACTG ATGCACCCTTCTTGCTTCGATTCCTACGCACAAAGAAGTACTCCATCCCACAAGCCTGTTCCATGTTGGAGCGTTACCTCACCATCCGGCAAATGTACCCGCATTGGTTCCAGAAGCTTGACCCCCTAGATCCGAAGATAGCAGCGGTTATTGACGCCGGGTATTTGGTTCCTCTGCCGAAACGAGACTCGGAAGGACGGAGAGTCGTCTTATCATGCATGG GTCGCTTCGACCCGCACGTGTATGATAGCAGTGTAATGGCGCGCGTGCACTCGATGATCGTGGAGCTTCTGTTGGACGAGCCACGCTCGCAGCTGCTCGGCTACACGCACGTCAACGACGAGGCCGGCATGCAGATGCCGCACGTCAGCCTCTGGTCGCTGACCGATGTTCGAATAATGCTGAACTGTATACAG AATTCCACCCCAATGCGTCACAAGCGCACTCACTTTGTGAACATACCGCACTATGGCGTCAAATTCTTCGAGTTCGCAGTTTCATTGCTCAGCGATAAACTGAAGGATCGTGTTttg ttCCATCGAACTTCTGAAGACTTAATGAAGTATGTTGATTCTGCTATTTTGCCGAAAGAGTATGGTGGCACAGTTCCTTTGAGGGATATGATCGAAGAATTAAAACGAAAACTTTTGAAACATAGAGAGGATTTATTGTCTTTAGACGATATGTGCGTAGATTTGTATGCCCTggaaaaaaatgatttaactCAAGATATACACTCAACTGCTGGATCATTCAGAAAATTGGAACTGGATTAG